The proteins below come from a single Staphylococcus sp. MI 10-1553 genomic window:
- the istA gene encoding IS21 family transposase, whose amino-acid sequence MKGIKPNYAELGRQYHCDPRTVKKYYEAGKENELKKLKTRKTTKRVSKLEPYKTLIDEKLELGCTAMAIFKYISKKGYEGKYTILREYCKNKKEKEIKKATIRVETRPGIAAQVDWKEDMVMHDKFGKRYQFNIFLYVLHYSKMKYITLTWDRKQDTLFQCLKESFEYTGGVPKEIWFDNMKTVVDRPRTQYRKVVFNTLFHQFSKDANFEPIACRPYRPQTKGSVESLAKFVEQRLRP is encoded by the coding sequence ATGAAAGGCATAAAACCAAATTACGCTGAGCTAGGTAGACAGTATCATTGCGATCCAAGGACAGTCAAAAAATATTACGAGGCTGGGAAAGAAAATGAGTTGAAAAAATTAAAAACAAGGAAAACGACAAAGAGAGTATCAAAATTAGAACCTTATAAAACGCTCATAGACGAAAAATTAGAGTTGGGTTGTACGGCTATGGCGATTTTTAAATATATTTCTAAAAAAGGATATGAAGGCAAGTATACGATTCTTAGAGAATATTGTAAGAATAAGAAAGAGAAGGAAATTAAAAAAGCAACTATACGGGTAGAAACACGCCCTGGTATAGCTGCTCAAGTAGACTGGAAAGAAGATATGGTCATGCATGATAAATTTGGCAAACGTTATCAATTCAATATCTTTCTTTACGTTCTACACTATTCAAAAATGAAGTATATCACATTAACTTGGGATAGAAAACAAGATACACTATTTCAATGTTTGAAAGAATCATTTGAGTACACCGGGGGCGTTCCTAAGGAGATATGGTTTGATAATATGAAAACGGTCGTTGATCGTCCTAGAACGCAATATAGAAAAGTTGTATTTAACACCCTTTTCCATCAATTTAGTAAAGATGCAAACTTTGAACCCATCGCGTGTAGGCCTTATAGACCACAAACCAAGGGCTCTGTTGAATCTTTAGCTAAATTTGTGGAACAGCGTTTAAGGCCCTAA
- the ltrA gene encoding group II intron reverse transcriptase/maturase: MYRKSSSLMELVVRPDNIEKAIKKVKKNKGAPGIDGMKVSELHAHFAQYFSQIKKKLLDGTYQPQAVRKVQIPKPNGKMRVLGIPVARDRVIQQAIRQVIEPGIDRTFSNHSHGFRPHRSTGTALKQCAAYYEEGYKIAVDCDLKQCFDMLNHDKLMYLFERHVQDKSISKFIRRSLQVGAIDLSGEVAERKIGAPQGGVISPLLCNIYLHELDKELEKRGHRFVRYADDFVIFVRTKRAGERVMTSVTKFIEKQLKLVVNEEKSRVGAVTRLKFLSCLITKVNGVYRFRPTTEAKRNLIRALRKITKRNRPGTFKEIITEINQVTRGWINYFGRGFIKGFIETTQSWLNRRLRQLILKRWKRVRTKYKMLRQYGLDHRSAMKIAQSRKKYWRLSNTHEVHRALTTKQLYKWGLIPLAQLAELAYARY; this comes from the coding sequence ATGTATCGTAAGTCTTCATCTCTGATGGAGCTTGTTGTAAGACCTGACAACATAGAAAAAGCTATCAAGAAGGTAAAGAAAAACAAAGGTGCTCCTGGAATTGACGGCATGAAAGTCAGTGAACTCCATGCCCACTTTGCGCAATACTTTTCGCAGATAAAAAAGAAACTGCTTGATGGTACTTATCAACCTCAAGCAGTTCGAAAAGTTCAAATTCCCAAACCAAACGGGAAAATGCGTGTGCTTGGTATTCCTGTCGCTAGAGACAGAGTGATACAACAAGCGATTAGACAAGTGATTGAACCCGGCATCGACCGAACATTTTCAAATCATAGCCATGGTTTCAGACCTCATCGTAGCACAGGAACAGCACTTAAGCAATGTGCTGCCTATTACGAAGAAGGCTATAAAATAGCTGTGGATTGTGATTTGAAACAGTGCTTTGACATGTTGAATCATGATAAGCTCATGTATTTGTTCGAACGCCACGTTCAAGATAAGTCAATTTCTAAATTTATCCGTAGAAGTTTACAAGTGGGTGCTATTGACCTATCTGGCGAAGTCGCAGAAAGAAAGATAGGTGCGCCACAAGGGGGCGTTATCTCTCCCTTACTATGTAATATCTATCTACATGAACTGGATAAAGAACTCGAAAAGCGTGGACACCGTTTTGTACGATATGCCGATGATTTTGTTATCTTTGTACGCACAAAACGTGCAGGCGAACGCGTAATGACGAGTGTAACGAAATTTATTGAAAAGCAACTGAAGTTGGTTGTCAATGAAGAGAAAAGTAGAGTCGGAGCAGTTACACGTTTAAAGTTTTTGAGTTGTCTAATAACCAAGGTCAATGGGGTTTATCGTTTCAGACCGACTACGGAAGCAAAAAGAAATTTAATACGCGCCTTAAGGAAAATAACGAAACGAAATAGACCCGGTACCTTTAAAGAGATTATCACTGAAATCAACCAAGTAACACGAGGTTGGATAAATTACTTTGGCAGAGGTTTTATCAAAGGATTTATTGAAACTACGCAATCTTGGCTAAACCGCCGACTTAGACAACTCATTCTTAAACGGTGGAAAAGAGTAAGAACTAAATATAAGATGTTACGCCAATATGGTCTTGACCATAGAAGTGCAATGAAAATCGCACAGTCTCGCAAAAAGTACTGGCGATTATCGAATACGCATGAGGTTCATCGTGCACTTACAACAAAACAACTCTACAAGTGGGGACTGATACCATTAGCCCAGCTTGCAGAGTTGGCTTACGCAAGGTATTGA
- a CDS encoding IS110 family RNA-guided transposase, protein MNCLGIDISKSESVVAHYKDEVFVKELVIQNNQNGYRYLKNYIKHLDSLFILFESTGVYSRGMKHFCEIHKINYLEMNPLEAKFKTNSLRSWKTDKSDAHKLALLAFRMKDSKVQRHPEEIYFELRERARFHLEMEINQNCLKVELVETLHQTFPGLEKLFTNRYSKIALNIAKAFPHPDYVSILTHDELVEKVLHSTDKGISIKKAHKYAKKLIEIKNNSFPNVRKSSFLLQKVQYLCDKLLIGIEEMKAFNQEMIDLAKNTTEFENIISIPGIGELTATLLIGELGDIREFKTNKQLNAFVGIDIKRYQSGTSKSRDTINKRGNKKARRLLYLITMNILRGRNHYQSHIVDYYYKLREQPHGKPHKTAVIASINRLLKTIHYLIVNDKLYDYQKAPH, encoded by the coding sequence ATTAACTGTTTAGGTATTGATATCAGTAAGTCAGAAAGTGTGGTCGCACATTATAAGGATGAAGTTTTCGTTAAAGAATTGGTCATTCAAAATAATCAAAATGGCTATCGTTATCTTAAAAATTATATCAAGCATCTTGATTCCCTGTTTATCCTCTTTGAATCAACAGGTGTTTATTCAAGAGGTATGAAACACTTTTGTGAAATTCACAAAATAAATTACTTAGAAATGAACCCCCTAGAAGCCAAGTTTAAAACAAATTCGTTAAGATCATGGAAAACAGATAAGTCAGACGCACATAAACTCGCACTTCTTGCCTTTAGAATGAAAGATTCAAAGGTACAACGTCATCCTGAAGAGATCTACTTTGAACTGAGAGAACGTGCGCGCTTTCACTTAGAAATGGAGATCAACCAAAATTGTCTCAAAGTTGAGTTAGTCGAAACACTACATCAAACATTTCCAGGGTTAGAAAAGTTATTTACTAACAGATATTCAAAAATCGCATTAAATATAGCTAAAGCATTTCCTCATCCTGATTATGTAAGTATTTTGACTCATGATGAATTGGTGGAAAAAGTACTTCATTCAACTGATAAAGGCATTTCAATTAAAAAAGCGCACAAGTATGCCAAAAAATTAATTGAAATAAAGAATAATAGTTTTCCGAATGTGCGCAAGTCTTCTTTCCTCCTACAAAAAGTCCAATACTTATGCGACAAACTGCTTATTGGGATAGAAGAAATGAAAGCATTTAATCAGGAAATGATTGATTTAGCTAAAAATACAACTGAGTTTGAAAATATTATTTCAATTCCTGGCATCGGAGAACTCACAGCTACATTGCTTATTGGGGAACTTGGAGATATTAGAGAATTCAAAACAAATAAACAACTGAATGCATTTGTAGGCATTGATATTAAACGTTACCAATCAGGAACTTCAAAGAGTCGAGATACGATTAATAAAAGAGGAAATAAAAAAGCAAGGCGTTTATTGTATTTAATCACTATGAACATTCTTAGGGGAAGAAATCATTATCAAAGCCATATTGTGGATTATTATTATAAATTAAGAGAGCAGCCTCATGGGAAACCCCACAAGACTGCCGTAATAGCGAGTATCAATCGCTTATTAAAGACCATTCACTACTTGATAGTCAATGATAAATTATATGATTATCAGAAAGCACCACACTAA
- a CDS encoding IS1182 family transposase has product MYKNYNMFQLTLPIETEMSFPENDIVFIINKLVESIPQEAFNPYYSQRGPSSYHPKMMLKIILYSYAHSVFSGRRIEHLLKDSCRMMWLAQGQTPTYRTINRFRVNPHMMEFLHILFVGLRAQLLEDKLITEDVIYIDGTKIEANANKYTFQWLANTKRFSQSVIEKSTALYEQLVSEEIIPEIKRESGHELTSEELNQIETHLGHKNDALTSEIETTQDVETRKTLRKERSKVRQSKKAIQDFKDRKIKYDKQMEIYGDRKSYSKTDHDATFMRMKDDHMRNGQLKPGYNLQIATHNQFVLAFGVYSYPGDTRTLEPFLKSIHNLYGDIPEYIVADAGYGSEYNYTMILDEFEKTPLITYSMYLKEKQRKYKNNPLITANWEYREIDDYYICPNKKELHFQSYRKKRDGYGIQRDFKLYACEECVGCPLRSQCMKQSTNPNTNKRLFRNLTWDYFKAFTNQQLSDPKTKHIYQKRKIDVESTFGNLKANLGFQRLSVRTKSKVECELGIALMAVNIRKLAKISARFRSLIRKKPSNSKKMNFDVFFLKELKVYVPAPKILRF; this is encoded by the coding sequence ATGTATAAAAATTATAACATGTTTCAACTTACACTTCCAATAGAAACTGAGATGTCTTTTCCAGAAAATGATATTGTATTTATTATTAACAAACTTGTAGAATCTATCCCCCAAGAAGCGTTTAATCCATATTATAGCCAAAGAGGTCCTTCATCATACCATCCAAAAATGATGTTAAAAATCATACTTTATAGTTATGCCCATTCTGTTTTTTCAGGACGAAGAATCGAGCATCTGTTAAAAGATAGTTGCCGAATGATGTGGCTTGCGCAAGGTCAAACGCCAACTTATAGAACCATCAATCGCTTTAGAGTGAACCCCCATATGATGGAATTTCTACATATTTTATTTGTCGGTTTAAGAGCACAGTTATTAGAAGATAAACTCATAACAGAGGATGTCATTTATATTGATGGCACAAAAATAGAAGCAAATGCGAATAAGTACACATTCCAGTGGCTGGCTAATACGAAGCGTTTTAGTCAGTCTGTCATTGAAAAATCAACGGCTTTATATGAGCAACTCGTTTCTGAAGAGATTATTCCTGAAATCAAACGTGAATCTGGGCATGAATTAACAAGTGAAGAACTGAATCAAATAGAGACGCATTTAGGTCATAAAAATGATGCGCTCACGTCTGAAATTGAAACGACTCAAGATGTAGAGACAAGAAAAACCCTTAGAAAAGAAAGAAGTAAGGTGAGACAAAGTAAGAAAGCCATCCAAGATTTTAAAGACCGTAAAATCAAATATGACAAGCAAATGGAAATTTATGGTGACAGAAAAAGTTATTCAAAGACCGACCACGATGCGACCTTCATGAGAATGAAAGATGATCATATGAGAAACGGCCAATTGAAACCGGGTTATAACCTACAAATCGCAACCCATAATCAATTCGTTTTAGCTTTTGGTGTTTACAGTTATCCAGGTGATACAAGAACGCTCGAACCATTTTTAAAATCCATCCACAATTTATATGGTGACATTCCAGAGTATATTGTGGCAGATGCGGGTTACGGAAGTGAATACAACTATACCATGATACTCGATGAATTTGAGAAAACACCTTTAATCACTTATAGTATGTATCTCAAAGAGAAGCAGCGCAAATATAAAAACAATCCATTGATTACTGCTAACTGGGAATACCGTGAGATAGATGATTACTATATATGTCCTAACAAAAAGGAATTACATTTCCAAAGTTACAGAAAGAAAAGAGATGGATACGGTATTCAAAGAGATTTTAAATTATATGCATGTGAAGAGTGTGTGGGCTGTCCATTACGAAGTCAATGTATGAAGCAAAGTACGAACCCCAACACAAATAAACGCTTATTTAGAAATTTAACTTGGGACTATTTTAAAGCCTTCACAAATCAACAGCTTTCAGATCCAAAGACGAAACACATTTATCAAAAGAGAAAGATAGATGTTGAATCAACTTTTGGAAATCTGAAGGCTAATTTGGGTTTCCAAAGATTATCGGTTCGCACAAAATCAAAGGTTGAGTGTGAACTTGGCATCGCACTCATGGCAGTAAATATACGAAAACTAGCTAAAATAAGTGCTCGTTTTCGTTCGTTAATAAGAAAAAAGCCGTCAAATTCTAAAAAAATGAATTTTGACGTCTTTTTCTTAAAGGAGCTGAAGGTCTATGTCCCAGCCCCTAAAATATTAAGATTTTAA
- a CDS encoding DUF1828 domain-containing protein yields METIEQMMNDYFNWLKQSYKYKELDSTTEITTPFRNHLNDFIRIYADFCPDGSIILSDDGLTLNELKMSNVNTNTKARNRIIQSILNQFNLSLKNEEIIAHVKNESFAQSKHDLIQGILKIYDLTITSRNNVSSMFYEDVFNFLYEEDIAGSAEVSVAGESGIKYSIDYILPGTKSQSEKLINFANNLDFNKVTNDVYMYRDVKDNRPSRNNLLPRMFIIANDIDHTISDKALQAAEHENLSILYWSDKEKIISTLKS; encoded by the coding sequence ATGGAAACTATCGAACAAATGATGAATGATTATTTTAACTGGTTAAAACAAAGTTATAAATATAAAGAGTTAGATAGTACTACAGAAATTACCACGCCGTTTAGAAACCACTTAAATGATTTCATAAGAATATATGCTGATTTTTGTCCTGATGGCTCAATCATATTATCAGATGATGGTTTAACTTTAAACGAACTAAAGATGTCTAATGTAAACACAAATACTAAAGCTAGAAATAGAATAATACAAAGCATATTAAATCAATTTAATTTAAGTTTAAAAAACGAGGAAATTATCGCTCATGTTAAAAATGAGAGTTTCGCTCAATCTAAACACGATTTAATTCAAGGTATTCTAAAAATTTATGATCTTACCATAACCTCTAGAAATAATGTTTCATCCATGTTTTATGAAGATGTGTTTAACTTTCTATACGAAGAAGATATAGCAGGATCTGCTGAAGTGTCAGTAGCCGGTGAATCAGGTATAAAGTATTCTATCGATTACATTTTACCGGGAACGAAATCCCAATCAGAAAAACTCATTAACTTCGCAAATAATTTAGACTTCAATAAAGTTACCAACGATGTTTATATGTATAGAGATGTAAAAGATAATAGACCATCTAGGAATAATTTATTGCCAAGAATGTTTATTATAGCTAATGATATAGACCACACTATTAGTGATAAAGCTCTCCAGGCTGCAGAACATGAAAATCTTTCGATATTATATTGGTCAGATAAAGAAAAAATTATTTCAACTTTAAAATCTTAA
- a CDS encoding DUF6978 family protein, with protein MERELYEKLLKKIKVFENNIVNIPVVGEQTKHKLFHIIDDTEKFTLIINKGGHRNPHNLTIILNSNNYKSNMIRFDVNGSDHANPPNYERIPTPHIHIITDEYDNGGIAIPLKEIENINLVDELIDSLEFFMDYTNIKRDNVIIEPSLL; from the coding sequence ATGGAAAGAGAATTATATGAAAAGTTACTTAAAAAAATAAAAGTTTTCGAAAATAATATAGTTAATATACCTGTTGTTGGCGAACAAACTAAACATAAGCTGTTTCACATTATTGATGATACAGAGAAATTTACACTTATAATTAATAAAGGTGGTCATAGAAACCCTCATAATTTAACTATAATATTAAATAGTAATAACTATAAAAGTAATATGATCAGATTTGATGTTAATGGAAGCGATCACGCTAACCCACCGAATTACGAAAGAATACCCACGCCACATATACATATTATTACTGATGAATATGATAATGGTGGTATAGCTATTCCATTAAAAGAAATTGAAAATATAAATTTAGTAGATGAGCTTATAGACTCATTGGAATTTTTTATGGATTACACTAATATAAAGCGTGATAATGTTATAATAGAACCAAGCTTATTGTAG
- a CDS encoding phage terminase large subunit family protein, whose amino-acid sequence MTQDELKQIPMKQYFCGVDWGYEHYGVIVVFGMGYDDRFYLIEEHAKQHAFIEEWVRIAHDIKARYGDIPFYCDSARPEHVAKFQDEGINAVYADKRIMRGVELVAHYFKNDKLRILYDACPRFASEIYNYAWDTKKDLPMKEYDDVMDAMRYALLTFVETFEQRSVEDEIDLIQQLGI is encoded by the coding sequence ATGACGCAAGATGAATTGAAACAGATACCGATGAAACAATATTTTTGTGGTGTTGACTGGGGATATGAGCATTATGGTGTGATTGTTGTGTTTGGTATGGGCTATGATGATAGATTTTATTTAATTGAGGAGCACGCAAAGCAGCACGCTTTCATTGAAGAATGGGTACGTATCGCGCATGACATTAAAGCGCGGTATGGTGATATTCCTTTTTATTGCGACTCAGCGCGTCCGGAACACGTAGCTAAGTTTCAAGATGAGGGCATCAATGCGGTATATGCAGATAAGCGGATTATGCGCGGTGTGGAGTTAGTGGCGCATTACTTTAAAAATGATAAGCTTAGAATTTTATACGACGCTTGTCCTCGATTTGCCTCAGAGATTTATAACTATGCGTGGGACACTAAAAAAGATTTACCGATGAAAGAATACGATGACGTGATGGATGCGATGCGTTATGCGTTACTCACGTTTGTAGAAACATTCGAACAAAGAAGTGTTGAAGATGAAATTGATTTAATTCAACAATTAGGAATTTAG
- a CDS encoding phage portal protein yields the protein MRFKPDSNLIFTCKDVDDLLAKNGEKLLTFFNLHRDQQRPRLQELLDYYLTNNKGINQRPGRDEPYADYRIAHAFVKNGTDFIRGYIGGNEITFRDEQYADEIQHINDINDAHVVNVEILEDCIIYGRAYEIVYRNTDNQDIFKRLDPKNVFVIYSDDIEVEPLAAVRYRSEKINGKDVTLIDFYTADYRAYFYVDNNRLRERADMPQELNMHHMLQIHEYNANRFRQGVFENVLDLIDAYDYAESDTANYMTDLNDAMLKIEGHLDLDIEEAKKMRKSRIILAKTKPDASGRIGNANVDYIYKQYDVAGVEAYKKRIQKDIHKFTNTPDLSDEHFGGVQSGEAMKYKLFGLEQLRVTIERQLTKGFKRRFAIIQSVRNHLNDNVDFTDMRIEFKPNIPQSLAEYADIFIKLGGRVSQETLLSWLPNIENPKEELEKVKAEEQETSDSHHYHDAMPVQQEKADINNVELE from the coding sequence ATGCGGTTTAAACCTGACAGTAATTTAATATTTACGTGTAAAGACGTTGATGATTTGTTAGCCAAAAATGGTGAAAAATTGTTAACGTTTTTTAATTTACATCGAGATCAGCAACGTCCTCGATTACAAGAGCTGCTCGATTATTATTTGACGAATAATAAGGGAATCAATCAACGTCCGGGACGTGATGAACCATACGCGGATTATCGTATTGCGCACGCGTTTGTGAAGAATGGTACGGACTTTATTCGCGGTTATATCGGTGGGAATGAAATCACATTCCGCGATGAGCAATATGCTGATGAGATTCAACACATTAATGACATTAACGATGCACATGTTGTTAACGTTGAGATTTTAGAAGACTGTATTATTTATGGACGCGCTTATGAGATTGTGTATCGTAATACGGACAATCAAGACATCTTTAAGCGGTTAGATCCAAAAAATGTGTTTGTGATCTACAGTGACGACATTGAAGTTGAACCTCTTGCAGCAGTACGGTATCGGTCTGAAAAAATAAACGGTAAAGATGTGACGCTGATTGATTTCTATACCGCTGATTATCGTGCTTATTTTTACGTGGATAATAACCGTTTAAGAGAACGTGCAGATATGCCACAAGAGCTGAATATGCATCATATGCTACAGATTCATGAGTATAATGCGAATCGGTTCCGACAGGGTGTGTTTGAAAATGTACTCGATTTAATCGATGCGTATGATTATGCGGAATCTGATACGGCTAACTATATGACGGACTTGAATGATGCGATGCTAAAAATTGAGGGGCATTTAGACTTAGATATTGAAGAGGCTAAAAAGATGCGGAAGTCCCGTATTATTTTAGCAAAAACAAAACCTGATGCATCCGGCCGTATCGGTAATGCGAATGTCGATTATATTTATAAGCAGTATGACGTTGCTGGCGTTGAAGCATACAAGAAGCGTATTCAAAAAGACATCCACAAGTTTACGAATACGCCTGATTTATCCGATGAACATTTCGGTGGGGTGCAGTCGGGTGAGGCAATGAAATATAAGTTATTCGGACTTGAACAGTTACGCGTGACGATTGAAAGACAACTGACGAAAGGCTTTAAACGTCGGTTTGCGATTATTCAAAGTGTGCGGAATCACTTGAATGATAATGTCGATTTTACGGATATGCGTATTGAGTTTAAGCCTAACATCCCGCAATCCTTAGCAGAATATGCAGATATCTTTATTAAGCTTGGCGGTCGCGTGAGTCAAGAAACGTTGTTATCGTGGTTACCGAATATTGAGAATCCTAAAGAAGAACTTGAAAAAGTGAAAGCGGAGGAGCAAGAGACATCGGATAGTCATCATTACCACGACGCCATGCCTGTGCAACAAGAGAAAGCGGATATAAACAATGTCGAACTTGAGTGA
- a CDS encoding minor capsid protein: MSNLSDYWLERAKMFIQSETLEDAAKVAEIERIVAMMFADIYKNLLAYYGKLATAEGIDWREAKKIVDAFDVEMFQMQAKAYVENKDFSEKANEELKRYNTTMYVNREQLLKHELGLIVTKAYAEQEKVVNHHLQDSVTRTLKHQAGILGADVHVKQSDVEAIVYSNFGKLNWSERLWNNQDELRKDVERMASHVMLRGRHPYEFVPEIRKKQKQTVANTKRLLITEAARVQTEAQKMHYLETMGDDAEYEFVAKRDEKTSKICRHYDKKVFKVKDMVPGVNAPPMHPHCRSTTVPHVGNWRDKFFKDRQGKYRVEYKEVLQKLAKEDMTEALENGKIKKELNVDKQNRHQLGHQLYEAYKKKNLQKGLPIPSFTILDNDELNALIIQKAGKGRLITSDTGEWKNKEVIDFGRVIGKDYMDGRFIETRLGTVHYSKTGTHVIPNGKDEAQ, translated from the coding sequence ATGTCGAACTTGAGTGATTACTGGTTAGAGCGCGCAAAAATGTTCATCCAGTCTGAAACATTAGAAGATGCTGCAAAGGTTGCTGAAATTGAGCGCATTGTGGCGATGATGTTTGCGGATATCTACAAAAACTTGTTGGCCTATTATGGGAAGCTTGCGACAGCTGAAGGGATTGACTGGCGAGAAGCGAAAAAGATTGTGGATGCGTTCGATGTTGAAATGTTTCAAATGCAAGCAAAAGCCTATGTTGAAAATAAAGACTTTAGTGAAAAAGCGAATGAAGAGCTGAAGCGTTATAACACGACCATGTATGTGAATCGTGAGCAGTTGTTAAAGCATGAGCTCGGTTTGATTGTGACGAAAGCCTATGCGGAACAAGAGAAAGTGGTGAATCATCACTTACAAGATAGCGTGACACGTACACTGAAACATCAAGCAGGTATTTTAGGTGCGGATGTGCATGTAAAGCAGTCAGATGTTGAAGCGATTGTGTATTCTAACTTTGGCAAGCTGAATTGGTCTGAGCGACTCTGGAATAATCAAGATGAACTCAGAAAAGATGTTGAGCGGATGGCAAGCCATGTGATGTTACGTGGGCGTCATCCGTATGAGTTTGTGCCGGAGATACGTAAGAAGCAGAAGCAGACAGTCGCTAATACAAAAAGGCTATTGATTACCGAAGCTGCACGCGTCCAAACGGAAGCACAGAAAATGCACTATTTAGAAACGATGGGCGACGATGCCGAATATGAGTTTGTGGCGAAACGTGATGAAAAGACGTCTAAAATCTGTCGTCATTATGATAAAAAAGTTTTTAAAGTGAAAGACATGGTACCTGGTGTCAATGCCCCGCCGATGCATCCCCATTGTCGAAGTACGACAGTGCCACATGTAGGCAACTGGCGTGATAAGTTTTTCAAAGATAGACAAGGGAAGTACAGGGTTGAGTACAAAGAAGTTTTACAAAAATTAGCTAAAGAAGACATGACGGAAGCTCTTGAAAATGGTAAAATAAAAAAAGAATTAAACGTAGATAAACAGAACCGACACCAGTTAGGTCATCAATTGTATGAAGCATATAAGAAAAAGAATTTACAAAAAGGGCTTCCAATACCAAGCTTTACGATATTAGACAATGATGAACTCAATGCGTTAATAATTCAAAAAGCTGGTAAGGGTCGTTTAATCACTAGTGACACAGGTGAATGGAAGAACAAAGAAGTCATTGATTTTGGCAGGGTTATAGGAAAAGATTATATGGACGGTAGATTTATAGAAACAAGATTAGGGACTGTACACTATTCAAAAACAGGCACCCATGTTATACCGAACGGAAAGGATGAGGCACAATGA
- a CDS encoding LSM domain protein: protein MKLWTYVGENAIVELMNGKKFVGKVTNFEDEIANNSGENSIHFDDGIGLYDFDESEIKSIEILE from the coding sequence ATGAAATTGTGGACATATGTAGGAGAAAATGCAATTGTAGAATTGATGAATGGTAAAAAATTTGTGGGTAAAGTTACAAATTTTGAAGATGAAATAGCTAATAACAGTGGAGAGAATTCTATACACTTCGATGATGGTATAGGGTTATATGATTTCGATGAAAGTGAAATTAAATCAATTGAAATTTTAGAATAA
- a CDS encoding DUF4355 domain-containing protein, which yields MKEQWFKLKLQFFNDAGTEENTETDNTVENSDSTEETKDTEQLTEAQLKLVNDRVNAEMQRRTKEMRQQIQDELAEKQKEADKLRKMNAEQKHQYELEKAEKERDAYKQQLESYKMRQEAMAMFSEAGMQAPESLLNMVVQDTAEATKEAVDSFVSMVNQEVQRQLESKATQSHVVGNHVTTPKLETDEAWKTFLN from the coding sequence ATGAAAGAACAATGGTTCAAGTTGAAGTTACAATTTTTTAATGATGCGGGTACTGAAGAAAATACGGAAACAGATAATACTGTAGAAAATAGCGATTCGACTGAGGAAACGAAAGATACGGAACAGTTGACTGAAGCGCAATTGAAGTTAGTGAATGATCGTGTGAATGCAGAGATGCAACGACGTACGAAAGAGATGCGTCAACAGATTCAAGATGAGTTAGCTGAGAAGCAAAAAGAAGCTGATAAATTGCGTAAGATGAACGCCGAACAAAAGCATCAATACGAGCTTGAAAAGGCTGAAAAAGAACGTGATGCATATAAGCAACAACTTGAGTCATACAAGATGCGTCAAGAAGCGATGGCGATGTTTAGTGAGGCAGGCATGCAAGCCCCTGAATCTTTATTGAATATGGTCGTTCAAGATACAGCTGAAGCAACAAAAGAAGCTGTAGATAGCTTTGTTTCGATGGTGAATCAAGAAGTACAGCGTCAGTTAGAAAGTAAAGCGACACAAAGCCATGTTGTTGGGAATCATGTGACGACACCGAAGCTTGAAACTGATGAAGCGTGGAAAACATTTTTAAATTAA